A window of Acropora muricata isolate sample 2 chromosome 3, ASM3666990v1, whole genome shotgun sequence contains these coding sequences:
- the LOC136912521 gene encoding uncharacterized protein — MEGLCMLLKRFAYPCRYGDMIPLFGRPVPVICMITNHVLDFIYNNHSMLITEWNNSLLRPNLLEVYANAVHQKGAALQNCFGFIDGTVRPIAKPGVNQRIVYNGHKRVHSLKFQSVVIPNGMIAHLYGPVEGKRHDSGMLGDSGLLRDLEQHAFSTLHDPMCMYGDPAYPHRVHLQSPFREAVLTDDMKLFNASMSACRISVEWLFGDVINYFKFLDYKKNLKIGMSSVGKMYVVCAILRNALTCLYGNQTSEYFQLEPPTLEEYFI, encoded by the exons ATGGAAGGGCTGTGTATGCTTCTTAAGCGCTTCGCTTATCCATGTAGATACGGAGATATGATCCCGTTGTTTGGAAGACCGGTGCCCGTCATTTGTATGATCACGAACCATGTTCTGGACTTCATTTACAACAACCATTCCATGTTAATTACTGAGTGGAACAATAGTCTGTTGAGGCCAAATCTTTTAGAAGTTTATGCCAATGCTGTTCACCAAAAAGGAGCCGCTCTGCAGAATTGTTTTGGATTCATTGACGGTACTGTTCGTCCCATAGCTAAACCTGGGGTAAACCAAAGAATCGTGTACAATGGGCACAAAAGAGTCCATTCGCTTAAGTTTCAGTCAGTTGTCATACCTAATGGAATGATTGCACATCTCTATGGGCCAGTGG aGGGTAAACGACATGATTCTGGAATGTTAGGTGATTCCGGTTTGTTGCGCGACTTGGAGCAACATGCTTTCTCAACGTTACATGACCCAATGTGCATGTACGGAGATCCCGCATATCCCCACAGAGTTCATCTCCAGTCACCCTTCAGGGAAGCTGTTCTCACAGATGATATGAAGTTGTTCAATGCCTCCATGAGTGCCTGTCGCATTTCGGTAGAATGGCTATTTGGCGATGTAATTAACTACTTTAAATTCTTAGACTacaaaaagaatttaaaaatcgGAATGAGTAGCGTGGGCAAAATGTATGTTGTTTGTGCAATTTTAAGAAATGCCTTAACTTGCTTATACGGAAATCAAACTTCTGAATATTTTCAACTAGAGCCACCCACTTTGGAGgaatactttatttaa